From a region of the candidate division WOR-3 bacterium genome:
- a CDS encoding C25 family cysteine peptidase yields MRFFNFVKTNFVLIVFSAFFIISFVNMELYGETKTIKLFYKENEVKFSKLRGYDIVSLPEFDFIQDSLKVGEPMLPVKGVKVLLPSGTEVRNVRVISTREKKLEGEYYIYPVQYPIPVGEVKQRGFVEPKKEIYSSSKIYPGKLVEFLYEGYFREYHLVDIIVYPIQYKPAKRELILNTEMVIEIEYFTSDKYQLPPRLRKNEVEDNEFKEKIRKLIVNPEDISYNISQSSLDIETSLQVITQPLSVPSFPSATEGLDVKYIIITADSLVDAFQPLADWKTKKGIVSTIKTVSWISQNYSGCDLQEKIRHFIQDAYIKWGTEYILLGGDVDIVPVRLNSYGPYPAITDLYYSAIYPINNNWNSNGDHKFGDGADYLPDIWVGRAPVHNKKEVRVFIDKVFTYERNSLAPNLPPATYLTTMLSLGGIVYDIFDDSGKFAAWWSESGIYDKDYINDKLLPPWFTHWQMYEYDYHFDSAYGAYFNRDEVLNPANAIRRLNEGYGIVNHIDHSNPQEMGAGTKTGCGGITNNDASNLANGNKYFIMVSGGCSPGAFDYDCIGERLLLNKNGGAVAFIGGSRYNFVNFVFSFDSKFYKNLFRNEIYNIGHTLGATHIENGIPYEATIMNLLGDPELPIWTAPPDTLIVRHPSTITNGVNIFPVTISNLPVGKKAVICLKKGVEDYAIKTVTGTGNPVNVDFVFTPDTPGELSVTVTAHNFVPYEASVPVTQIGDGDFHLYVERYIINDDESGDSRGNGDGKVDAGETIELPITLRNSSKIGIGNVVATLAAYKKGTNTLHPYITIIDSIENFGDIGPGSSVTCLDDFKFTVSSDCPDGEVVEFRLTVAGFTDNFYLQIYAPQVQHTGHTVYGNLQPGATVGLTVELSNYGHGVAREITATLSSSSPYITSITNNPQTFEDILPNSSKKPWGSKYYFTISPSYPNTPEALTFKLTIQDAYGKTWIHNFDLKGPATPTGLNFIGYENSIDLIWKKPADSDLKGYNVYRSDSPTGVYKKINDRLIEGTSYFKDVGLQNETVYYYKVSAVDESANESNLSDYLEAWTTVKQVSGWPVKLNEKIFSSPTLFDVNNDGKMEIFIADQSGRVYAFNNTGAELFDIDNNPTTISGFAYRKGANFWSSPAIADLDNNLNNGYELVIASRGNDTLYCWHIKDIDGDRKPDPFWSVKLGAPCLSSPVIGDIDNDGYPEVVIMTHSGQVHIRRYNGDVYGPSPWMVIGGNSDQIEAYCTPSLIDLDGDSDLEIIIGGSDGYIYVCHHNGISFSTNWPFYTGRNNLGSSPAVADIDIDGHYEIIYVAGNKVNNDLSDNCVVYVKDEYGNDKSGWVSGKSISDIGGVVLTSPAVCNLDGDRELEIVVGTRSTVYAWNHDGSPLPGWPKTEAGFQGTCSSPIIANVDENPDPEIIIGSFHKNLYGWHADGTRIKGWPLVTGDMNLGTPAVGDVDGDGDNEVVVGSWDWEVYVWDTKGIGKRDWSMFHYDPQHTGWYEMIISGTIPGNTTLSGRCRVAETVTIPCGATLTIKPCATIAFAPGKSLIVEGILNANATNFSKITFTSTEAKKRGSWGSIVFSGSGANGSILNHVNVRYGTQIQILNSSNITIQNSIIKDMINGVYAYNSSGSILNNTIKNVRDHGINLNLSTFTCNQNVIIKTSNFAYYHTGFGILYGGGSSGTVWQNDIRGMNQGIGAIWGSSPASLGSYSIPRNNRVTDCLKGLVVYRESYPVFGTPPLSKYMWNSIYGNTINVSVGTSYPTYSSGLLAYGNWWGSNPPNTYLFEVGPNSWFYYNPTCTSDPWADIPLPSGEMGSDVTLITQENAKLYSLSESNGVIPTHLEPNGVNIVDGELSLQTDKLSGVSLYSTVELRLQNKYRETKDFLISYLAEHPENQAAYVELYNCYSPETVDALIEYFSSLPKEAAKEHKLLLSYLYIKQGQIDMAKKINSKIIGENPNTELAARAKINNFYIALHNENDFNGATKILNEVLNNPELLNEIDLSLAQEVIETYAMTYGKEIPLFTIKVENPNIPEEFGLSQNHQTLFGLTTIVKYQLKTPSHVTLKVYDILGREVANLVDGVKEAGYHSVIFDGSKLTNGVYFIRFVAKSQEEPKEFIQVRKVVLSR; encoded by the coding sequence ATGAGATTTTTTAACTTTGTTAAAACTAATTTTGTCCTGATTGTTTTCTCTGCTTTCTTTATAATATCATTCGTAAATATGGAACTTTATGGCGAAACAAAAACAATCAAGCTATTTTATAAGGAGAACGAAGTCAAATTTTCTAAACTCCGCGGTTATGACATTGTGTCTTTGCCTGAATTTGATTTTATCCAGGATTCTTTAAAAGTAGGTGAACCTATGCTCCCCGTAAAGGGTGTTAAGGTTTTACTTCCGTCGGGGACAGAAGTAAGAAACGTAAGAGTTATTTCAACCCGCGAAAAAAAACTAGAAGGAGAGTATTATATCTATCCAGTTCAGTATCCTATTCCTGTGGGTGAAGTAAAACAAAGGGGATTTGTAGAACCTAAAAAAGAAATATATTCATCAAGTAAAATCTATCCTGGTAAATTGGTAGAATTTTTGTATGAAGGTTATTTTAGAGAATATCATCTCGTAGATATTATAGTATATCCTATTCAGTATAAACCGGCAAAAAGAGAACTTATTTTAAATACGGAGATGGTGATTGAGATAGAATATTTTACTTCTGATAAATACCAACTTCCTCCGCGACTAAGAAAAAATGAAGTGGAAGACAACGAATTTAAAGAAAAAATAAGAAAACTTATTGTTAATCCTGAAGATATTTCATATAATATATCTCAATCTTCGTTAGATATAGAAACAAGTCTACAAGTAATAACTCAGCCATTATCAGTACCTTCGTTCCCATCAGCTACTGAAGGGCTTGATGTTAAATATATAATCATCACTGCTGATTCATTAGTTGATGCCTTTCAACCTTTGGCGGACTGGAAAACGAAAAAAGGTATAGTATCTACAATCAAAACTGTTTCCTGGATTTCCCAAAATTATTCAGGTTGTGATCTCCAAGAGAAAATTCGTCATTTTATTCAAGATGCCTATATAAAATGGGGAACAGAATACATTTTACTGGGTGGAGATGTAGATATTGTTCCTGTCCGACTAAATTCTTACGGACCTTATCCTGCCATAACAGATCTATATTATTCTGCCATATACCCAATAAATAATAATTGGAATTCGAACGGAGATCATAAATTCGGAGATGGTGCTGATTATCTTCCAGATATTTGGGTGGGAAGGGCACCTGTTCATAATAAGAAAGAGGTGAGGGTATTTATAGATAAGGTTTTTACTTATGAAAGAAATTCTTTAGCTCCAAATCTTCCTCCAGCGACATATTTAACGACTATGTTATCTTTAGGAGGTATAGTATATGATATTTTTGATGACTCCGGCAAATTTGCTGCGTGGTGGTCAGAATCTGGAATCTATGATAAAGATTACATAAATGATAAGCTTCTTCCACCGTGGTTTACTCATTGGCAAATGTATGAATATGATTATCACTTTGACTCTGCTTATGGGGCATATTTTAACCGTGATGAGGTATTAAATCCAGCAAATGCTATTAGGAGGTTGAATGAAGGTTATGGCATTGTTAATCACATCGACCATTCAAATCCACAAGAAATGGGAGCAGGAACGAAGACAGGTTGTGGAGGAATAACAAATAATGATGCGAGTAATTTGGCTAATGGGAACAAATATTTTATTATGGTTAGTGGGGGTTGTTCACCTGGAGCATTTGATTATGATTGTATTGGTGAGCGTTTATTGTTAAATAAAAATGGTGGGGCTGTTGCATTTATAGGTGGGTCAAGGTATAATTTTGTTAATTTTGTTTTTTCTTTTGATTCTAAATTCTATAAAAATTTATTCCGTAATGAGATCTATAATATTGGTCATACTCTTGGCGCTACGCACATAGAAAATGGTATTCCTTACGAAGCAACCATTATGAATTTACTTGGGGACCCTGAATTGCCTATTTGGACAGCGCCTCCAGATACTCTTATCGTTAGACATCCTTCCACAATTACAAACGGTGTAAATATTTTCCCTGTAACCATCTCTAATTTACCGGTTGGTAAGAAAGCTGTTATATGTTTGAAGAAAGGCGTAGAAGATTATGCGATAAAGACTGTTACAGGGACAGGTAATCCAGTTAATGTAGATTTTGTCTTCACTCCTGATACGCCTGGCGAATTGAGTGTTACGGTAACTGCTCACAATTTTGTTCCGTATGAAGCGAGTGTGCCTGTTACTCAAATAGGTGATGGTGACTTCCATTTATATGTAGAAAGATACATAATTAATGATGATGAGTCTGGTGACAGTAGAGGTAATGGAGATGGTAAAGTTGATGCTGGTGAAACAATAGAGCTACCTATAACGTTGAGAAACAGTAGTAAAATAGGGATTGGAAATGTTGTTGCTACTCTAGCTGCTTATAAAAAGGGAACAAATACCCTTCATCCTTATATTACCATAATAGATAGTATAGAAAATTTTGGAGATATCGGTCCAGGGAGTTCTGTAACTTGTTTGGATGATTTTAAATTCACTGTCTCTTCAGATTGCCCTGACGGAGAAGTCGTGGAGTTTAGGTTAACAGTGGCAGGTTTTACAGATAATTTCTATCTACAAATTTATGCACCTCAGGTTCAACATACGGGTCATACAGTTTATGGAAATTTACAGCCAGGAGCTACAGTTGGTTTGACAGTTGAACTTTCAAATTACGGTCATGGTGTAGCTAGAGAAATAACAGCTACTCTAAGTTCATCATCTCCATACATAACCTCGATAACTAATAATCCTCAAACATTTGAAGATATTCTTCCTAATAGTTCAAAAAAACCGTGGGGTAGTAAGTATTATTTTACTATAAGTCCGAGTTATCCAAATACCCCGGAGGCATTAACTTTTAAACTGACAATTCAAGATGCATACGGGAAAACATGGATTCACAATTTTGATTTGAAGGGTCCTGCAACACCTACCGGTTTAAATTTTATAGGATACGAAAATTCTATTGATTTAATTTGGAAGAAACCCGCAGATTCAGATTTGAAAGGATATAATGTCTACCGTTCTGATAGCCCCACAGGTGTATATAAGAAGATAAACGATCGATTGATCGAAGGGACTTCGTATTTCAAAGATGTTGGCTTGCAAAATGAAACCGTTTATTATTATAAAGTGTCAGCAGTAGATGAGTCTGCTAATGAAAGTAATTTGAGTGATTATCTGGAAGCCTGGACTACAGTCAAGCAGGTAAGTGGTTGGCCAGTTAAGTTAAATGAAAAAATATTTTCGTCCCCCACTTTATTTGATGTTAACAATGATGGGAAAATGGAAATATTTATTGCCGACCAATCAGGTAGGGTATATGCTTTTAATAATACAGGCGCCGAATTGTTTGACATCGATAATAACCCCACTACGATAAGTGGATTTGCTTATAGAAAGGGTGCAAATTTTTGGAGTTCACCTGCTATAGCCGATTTAGATAACAATCTTAATAATGGATACGAGTTGGTGATTGCTAGTAGAGGGAATGATACTCTTTACTGCTGGCATATAAAGGATATTGATGGAGACAGGAAGCCAGACCCATTTTGGAGTGTAAAGCTCGGTGCCCCATGTTTAAGTTCTCCCGTAATAGGTGATATTGATAATGATGGTTATCCTGAGGTCGTCATTATGACTCATAGTGGCCAAGTTCACATTCGGAGATATAATGGAGACGTTTATGGGCCATCTCCTTGGATGGTGATTGGTGGAAACTCAGATCAAATAGAGGCTTATTGCACGCCGTCATTGATTGATCTTGATGGTGATAGTGACCTTGAAATTATAATTGGGGGAAGTGATGGATATATATATGTATGTCACCATAACGGTATATCTTTTTCTACTAACTGGCCATTTTATACAGGACGGAATAATTTGGGCTCGTCACCTGCAGTTGCAGATATCGATATAGATGGACATTATGAAATTATTTATGTTGCCGGGAATAAGGTAAACAACGACTTAAGTGATAATTGTGTTGTATATGTCAAAGATGAGTATGGCAATGATAAATCTGGGTGGGTTTCTGGTAAATCAATCTCTGATATAGGAGGTGTAGTGCTTACTTCCCCTGCTGTTTGTAACCTGGATGGCGACAGAGAGCTGGAAATCGTAGTAGGAACAAGATCGACTGTTTATGCATGGAATCATGACGGTTCGCCTTTACCTGGTTGGCCAAAAACAGAAGCTGGATTTCAAGGAACGTGCTCAAGCCCCATAATTGCAAATGTAGATGAGAATCCTGATCCAGAGATTATAATTGGATCTTTTCATAAAAATTTGTATGGTTGGCATGCTGACGGAACCAGAATTAAAGGCTGGCCATTGGTGACAGGAGATATGAACTTAGGCACCCCTGCAGTAGGAGATGTTGACGGTGATGGAGACAATGAAGTTGTTGTTGGTTCTTGGGATTGGGAAGTCTATGTATGGGATACGAAAGGAATAGGTAAAAGAGATTGGTCTATGTTTCATTATGACCCTCAACATACAGGATGGTATGAGATGATTATTTCTGGAACTATACCTGGGAATACCACCTTAAGTGGGAGATGCAGAGTCGCTGAGACTGTGACGATTCCATGTGGAGCAACACTCACGATTAAGCCTTGTGCCACTATAGCGTTTGCACCAGGAAAATCGCTCATTGTTGAAGGCATTCTAAATGCTAATGCTACAAATTTTTCCAAAATTACATTTACCTCAACAGAGGCGAAAAAACGGGGTAGCTGGGGGTCGATCGTTTTTAGTGGCTCAGGAGCAAATGGCTCAATTTTGAATCATGTGAATGTAAGATACGGAACACAAATACAAATTCTTAATTCCTCAAACATCACCATCCAAAATTCGATAATCAAAGATATGATCAATGGCGTCTATGCGTATAATTCATCAGGTTCTATTTTGAATAATACTATCAAGAATGTTCGTGACCACGGAATTAATTTAAATTTATCAACATTTACCTGCAACCAGAATGTAATTATTAAAACCTCGAACTTTGCTTACTATCACACCGGTTTTGGAATTTTATATGGTGGAGGTTCCTCAGGAACCGTTTGGCAGAATGACATAAGGGGGATGAATCAGGGTATTGGTGCAATCTGGGGTTCTTCGCCAGCATCTCTTGGGTCTTACTCTATTCCTAGAAATAACCGAGTAACTGACTGCTTAAAAGGTTTAGTGGTATACCGAGAAAGCTATCCTGTATTTGGTACCCCTCCTCTAAGCAAGTATATGTGGAATAGTATTTATGGTAATACGATTAATGTTTCAGTGGGAACTTCCTATCCCACCTATAGTAGCGGACTTTTAGCTTATGGAAACTGGTGGGGAAGTAATCCTCCAAATACTTATTTGTTTGAAGTTGGACCTAATTCATGGTTTTATTATAATCCCACTTGCACAAGTGACCCTTGGGCAGATATTCCATTACCTTCAGGGGAAATGGGTAGTGATGTTACTTTAATAACCCAAGAAAATGCGAAGCTATACTCTTTGAGTGAATCAAATGGAGTTATACCAACTCATTTAGAACCCAATGGTGTAAATATAGTGGATGGAGAGCTAAGTTTGCAGACTGATAAACTTTCCGGAGTATCTCTATATTCAACCGTGGAGTTACGGCTCCAAAACAAATATAGGGAAACAAAAGACTTTTTAATATCTTATCTAGCCGAGCATCCTGAGAATCAGGCAGCGTATGTGGAACTTTACAATTGTTATTCTCCTGAAACAGTAGATGCTCTAATTGAATATTTTTCTTCTCTCCCAAAGGAAGCTGCTAAGGAGCATAAATTACTTCTTTCTTATCTGTATATTAAGCAAGGCCAAATTGATATGGCAAAGAAGATAAATAGTAAAATAATAGGTGAAAATCCAAACACAGAACTTGCAGCGAGAGCAAAAATCAACAATTTCTATATTGCTTTGCACAATGAGAACGATTTTAACGGTGCCACTAAAATTCTTAATGAAGTATTAAACAATCCCGAATTGCTAAATGAGATAGATCTCTCACTTGCTCAGGAAGTGATTGAGACGTATGCGATGACCTATGGCAAAGAGATTCCTTTGTTTACCATTAAGGTAGAGAATCCAAATATACCTGAGGAGTTTGGCCTTTCTCAGAACCATCAAACCCTATTTGGTCTTACAACAATTGTTAAATATCAGTTAAAAACCCCTAGCCATGTAACGCTGAAGGTTTACGATATACTTGGTCGTGAGGTGGCAAACCTAGTAGATGGAGTAAAGGAAGCAGGATACCATTCTGTAATATTTGACGGTTCGAAGCTTACAAATGGGGTTTACTTCATTCGATTTGTTGCAAAATCGCAAGAAGAGCCAAAGGAGTTCATTCAGGTAAGGAAAGTGGTATTGAGCAGGTAG